TCCAATCATTCAGTCACCCCATCCCAGTCCCTTATCTGCGCATCGGGGATTTTTTGGCAGCCGTCCTTTTTCAAAAGCCAACAATTTGCTAACCAAAAGAGGAATTGCCCCTATTGACTGGTCTATTAAAGCTTTTGATTCACCCATTGAGCAACAATAATGGATCTGAATCTTTTAGTATGGATTCATCAACATCTTGTTGTTGCGCAGCTTAACGATTTTTTTGTCTTGATCACCAATCTCTGGGGAAATGGTCTTTTAGCCGTACTTCTTACCTTAATTCTGATCATAAAAAAAGAAACCCGCTTAACGGGCCTCATTATTGCGGCTTCCCTTTTATTTGACCTTCTTATTGTTAATGTAATGCTTAAACCGCTGATTGCCAGACCGCGCCCTTACACCTTTTACCAAATTGCGATGTTATTACCGGAACAAAAAGATTTTTCTTTTCCCTCCGGACATAGTTCTTCGGTTTTTGCTTTTGTCTGGGCTTATTTCAGCACTCGCAAAGATTTGCTTCGGTGGTTACTTCTGGGGTTTGCT
This is a stretch of genomic DNA from Acetobacterium woodii DSM 1030. It encodes these proteins:
- a CDS encoding phosphatase PAP2 family protein; the encoded protein is MDLNLLVWIHQHLVVAQLNDFFVLITNLWGNGLLAVLLTLILIIKKETRLTGLIIAASLLFDLLIVNVMLKPLIARPRPYTFYQIAMLLPEQKDFSFPSGHSSSVFAFVWAYFSTRKDLLRWLLLGFALLVSFSRLYLFVHYPSDVLAGIIIGILCAVLAKWLINKFTDKPWLINILK